The following DNA comes from Teredinibacter haidensis.
TTGTATCCAACATATAAAATACCAATGGCAGCGCCAGAGTTATTATCCAATATCGGTTCATAGGCTGTAAGATAGGGGGAGTTCAAAATACTGACAAGACCGTAGTATGGCTGGTTTTTTCTAATCTTTTTTATTGCCGCCCCTTCGGGATTTAAACGCGTACCGATAGCCCTGCCTTTCGCAGTCATAACATTGGTGGAAATTCGAATGAAATCGCCGTTATATTGCGAAAAAATTGTCGCGGTACCGCCCGCCAACTTGGTGACATGATCCACCAGCTCGAAGTTGTTTCCCATGGCGGTACCGCCAAAATTTAAATCTATTGTGGGCTGACCGTTTATCTCAAGCTGGTCGCCAAGAGATGCCTCGCCATAAGAGCTGCTTAACTCCTTAAGCAAACGCATGCTTGTGGCAACTTGATCCATTACCAGACTGTCGGTAACCTCAATGAGGTTGAGGGCCTCTTCGCTGGCTCGGGCTGCGCCATCTTCTGCTTCTGCCTGTATTTTTTTGGCCGCAATGGTATGGGTAACAAAAATTCCCGCGGCAATGCACAGAGCAAAAACCACAACCAAAGGGCGCATGAATTTCATTTTGATGGACACAGACTTACTCCAGTAAAGCTTTAGTAACTAACTATAGGATAGAAGACACTCACAGCGCTTTCCAATGCCATATATCCCGTCAGTTTGTGGAGTTATATGACATGAGATTGTTTTGGGGCTAGAGTGCGGCGCAAGTTCGTGGCGTTAATGTGCTTGGGAAACGCCTTCTTATAAAATAATACGCGCCAATGTTGTTGCTGGGCTTATGTGAAAAATATCTGCGGGATTCTAGTATTTTACACGCCACGTACTTTTTGATTTTCCTCCCCCTAAATTCTGTCCTGTTCTGGCTTCGTGTTTTTCGTGATTGTTATTACAACTACACAAAACATCCATTGACATTTAATTGCTGTTAATAAAATCTGCTGTACAGTAGAGCTTACTGCTTTCACCTTTAATTACGCTATTTAGTTAACCTGTGAGGAATGTTCATGAAAAAACGAAATCCACTTTGGTTGTTAATGGTCATGCTAATGTTTGTTGTTTCTGATATTGCCCTGTGTGCAGACAAGTCAATAAATGTCGATAGGGTTCGTTGGAAAAAATCAGTCTTTGTGTGGAAGGACCATCCAGATTACCCGGAATGGTCTAACGAGGGTATTTGGACAGAGTATCGAAAAAATACCTACATTGGTCGCTATTGGAATCCGGGCGTTAGTAACGCCAGAACAATGATACTGCTGATACCTGGTCAGCAGGGCTCATCGGGATCATCGGGTTGTTCTAATTGTGTTACCGGGCAGGATTCGAGCTGGGATGACAGCTGGGGTAAGGGCGACCGAACAAAAGCGGCTTACCTTAAAAGTCAGTCGCTCGCCAGCCGTCTGATCGATTCAGGTCAGTTCAGTGCGAGCAATACTTTTTTGGGGGTTGTCTTTAATTCAAATTTTAATTGGGAAAATACCAGCAGCGCGAAAATAAAAGCGGAAAAAGCTTTTACTAACTGGTTTCTTAAGCACGGTGATTATTCGAAGGTGGATAGGATTATTCTGTTGGGCTCAAGCCGCGGTGGCGCTTTGGCAATGCGCATGTCTAAAAAAATTAAGCAGCAAACGGGTTGGAACAATGTACCCGTCTATGTTGGCTTAATCGATGCGGTTCCCAATACGCTACAGGACGAGCTAGAAACAGCCGGCCAGCCGAGCTGCCAAAACCCGTTAAATTCAGCTTACTATGCTCGGCGTGCCGATCTCGCAACGTTTTATAGCGGCCTAAATAAACCCAACATTAAGCACGTAGTAACGGGTGCGCCCGTAATTCTGGGAGCCGCCGTTCACGGGTTTTGCGCGGACAGCACCAGCTGGTACAGTCAAACGTGGGAAAATCTGCAGCATACTGACATTGGACGATGTAATTCATCGGAAGGCGCGCCCTATAACGCCAATTTTATGGAAGCGGGTATAGGCCGACTGTACGACTGGGTTATTGGTAATTTGTAATTTTCCGTTAATCACCGTGAAAATTTTACGCCATTAATGCTGTAATTTCCGGATCACAAATATAATAACCGCTCGCCAATATTGACATCGCATAAATCCGGCGAGCTACGAAAAGGGCACCATCATTTACCTATTGGGGAGGCGGTTTTCGTTATATGTGCTGAGCCCGCGGCGTCACCAAGATCAAAACGTCTCTTTGTAGGAAGTGTTTCGTGCCAATAAACGTTTTGGCTTCACGTAGAACTTATCCGGGTTTAATCAGATTTCCCCCGACACCATCATTCAAAAAATGATGGTGTCGCTTGATATTTTATTAATCAATGTCGCTATGACGTTATGGGAAAAAAAGCGTACTATCCTTCGGTATTATGGCGAATCATTCTTTACTCCTTTTCCCAGGGTGTGATTTCAAGCCGTAACATCGCCGTCCTTTGCGAATACGCTTAACACTTAAGACGCCTGCTGTTCGGACGGCGCCCGTACTTTCCTCCATTGCCAGCTTGGTCAGCTCGCTGATATTAGTTTTCAATCCAGCTGATAGCTTAAAAATGTAATACATCCTTTCGATACACATATATTTTATGGCTACACGCTGTATTTCTTATCTAATCTAAGGGAGACAAATTCAATGTTTAAACAAACGATACTTATACTGACTACCTTAGCGGTAGCCATACCGTCACTCGCACTATCGAGCCCAGATATGGCTCAGGGTGAACCAACCTCCAATAAGTTCTGGTGGCCTGAACAACTGAACCTCAGCCCGCTTCGTCAACATAGTGCTGAGTCCAGTCCCATGGACGAAAAATTCAATTACGCTGAAGCGTTTAAAACTCTCGATCTTAAAACCGTGAAGCAGGACATCGAAGCGGTATTGAAGACATCACAGATCTGGTGGCCCGCCGACTACGGAAACTATGGGCCATTCTTTATTCGAATGGCCTGGCACAGTGCCGGTACCTACCGTATGACGGATGGTCGCGGTTCCGCCGATGGCGGTCAGCAACGATTCGAGCCGCTAAACAGTTGGCCCGATAATGTCAGCCTCGACAAAGCGCGGCGCTTGCTCTGGCCGGTCAAGCAGAAGTATGGCAGTAAACTATCCTGGGGAGACCTCATGGTTCTGGCAGGAAACGTTTCCTTGGAATCCATGGGCTTTAAAACCTTTGGTTACGGTGGTGGGCGAGCCGACGACTGGGAACCCGATCTGGTTTATTGGGGGCCCGAAACCACGTTTCTTGCCGACGAGCGTCACGGCAGCGACGGAAAACTTGAAAAGCCGCTGGCGGCGGTACAGATGGGGTTGATCTACGTGAACCCAGAGGGGCCAAACGGTAACCCTGACCCTATTGCCGCAGCGAATGATATTCGTGAAGCCTTCGGTCGCATGGCGATGAACGACGAAGAAACCGTTGCACTGATCGCGGGTGGCCACACCTTTGGTAAAGCGCACGGCGCTCACAAACCAGACGACTGCTTAGGCGCAGAACCTGCAGCTGCTGGTATTGAGGAGCAGGGTTTTGGTTGGAAAAACAAGTGTGGCAAGGGCAATGCAGAAGATACCATCACCAGTGGTTTGGAAGGGGCGTGGACCGTTAGCCCCACCCTGTGGAATTCTAACTACCTGGACAACCTGTTTGCCTTCGAATGGGTGAAAACGAAAAGCCCCGCTGGCGCGACCCAGTGGATACCGGCGAATGGACAGGCATCGAACCTCGTGCCAGATGCCCATGATCCGTCGAAGCGCCATGCGCCCATCATGTTCACCACAGACCTAGCGTTGAAGTTCGATCCCAGCTATCGAAAAATCGCAAAACACTTTT
Coding sequences within:
- the katG gene encoding catalase/peroxidase HPI encodes the protein MAQGEPTSNKFWWPEQLNLSPLRQHSAESSPMDEKFNYAEAFKTLDLKTVKQDIEAVLKTSQIWWPADYGNYGPFFIRMAWHSAGTYRMTDGRGSADGGQQRFEPLNSWPDNVSLDKARRLLWPVKQKYGSKLSWGDLMVLAGNVSLESMGFKTFGYGGGRADDWEPDLVYWGPETTFLADERHGSDGKLEKPLAAVQMGLIYVNPEGPNGNPDPIAAANDIREAFGRMAMNDEETVALIAGGHTFGKAHGAHKPDDCLGAEPAAAGIEEQGFGWKNKCGKGNAEDTITSGLEGAWTVSPTLWNSNYLDNLFAFEWVKTKSPAGATQWIPANGQASNLVPDAHDPSKRHAPIMFTTDLALKFDPSYRKIAKHFSESPEAYRLAFAKAWFKLTHRDMGPRARYLGEEVPNEELIWQDPIPAVDYKLIDAKDIAKLKSELLDSGLSVSELVRTAWASAASFRGTDMRGGANGARIRLAPQKDWAVNNPKQLAKALKRIERVQSEFNRAKKGGKKVSLADLIVLGGAAAIEQAAKKSGYDMQVPFTPGRADASQEQTDVNSFAVLEPMADGFRNYFSAGLSRPPAEMLVDRANLLTLTVPEMTVLVGGMRTLNANAGESQNGVFTDQPGSLSNDFFVNLLDMSTKWTKSAKSEGIYNGVDRKTGKLKWSATPVDLIFGSNSELRAVAEVYAADDAREKFTRDFIRAWTKVMSLDRFDLHH